A single Drechmeria coniospora strain ARSEF 6962 chromosome 03, whole genome shotgun sequence DNA region contains:
- a CDS encoding putative heterokaryon incompatibility Het-C protein — MSLFSPTRGTWLLVLGITLVLMPGKVVAFGAGNIPSIAQVEGHNWRHGDIEDMLASIAFLHGKKWTSMLIKRTYFGNWLRDYSQAVDVGSLKGVNAATVRILVWVLSFMAFGYATDEFEVTEERLGCYRPEEHIDNPKGYADGMDARKFDPRLRGPVEPVELEVDPRTGMKNYIANETGHWATSAGYLRYSFARSVHFGRLYTCGAQGKGKDENLCEALRCLGQALHCMEDFGAHSNYCELALRELGHHNVFTHCGAQAEMNIQGKRLYPVVTGTFGAVDFLHSVIGEANDHFTQSEVDEVDVALKNAEAARGGDVSGSRGLFDGSGSNDFISLISKLPDVGNDFAIQARSLKAASDSQEQQNQERSRAGENVNIVPGMSANFDPVKTAGQIYPILQFRDRIVKAISRGISKIPGLEKLLEHISETLTAFVLGLLSPFIRPIINQVSKVLKDGSSGVITASSNSQLEPWENPRCSDPTHSMLSKDHFTNILNSCAGRVATTIIQYTVPRILFAWENPSVPVDEVANDVLRAFHHPALRNESIDIQRDMFRTVKSWFDEHPRCHQIDQLLSSESVRKGKNHILKQHAGSRGVDSGPGGHSCGSWESQAGHGKVSGSLWSQIHSRDLSSMGGGDGDASANYMSDAPAFPAGQQPAQPNYGQGESASYLSGDSGPSAGYSGSTPQPGQYYGGYNQPPPGQQGYGGPPPGGQWGTGPPPPQSFGGPGYGAPPPQYPPNQQGPPWNSYQGQGRY, encoded by the exons ATGTCGTTGTTCTCTCCGACGCGGGGCACCTGGCTGCTCGTGCTCGGCATCACCCTTGTCCTCATGCCGGGCAAGGTAGTTGCGTTCGGTGCAGGAAACATCCCATCCATTGCCCAG GTCGAGGGCCATAACTGGCGTCATGGAG ATATCGAGGACATGCTCGCAAGCATCGCATTCCTTCACGGCAAAAAATGGACTTCAATGCTCATCAAGAGGACTTACTTTGGTAATTGGTTGCGAGACTACTCGCAGGCGGTCGATGTCGGCAGCTTGAAGGGGGTGAacgccgccaccgtccgTATTTTG GTCTGGGTTCTCTCCTTTATGGCCTTTGGATATGCCACCGATGAGTTCGAGGTCACCGAAGAGCGCCTCGGCTGCTACCGCCCTGAGGAGCATATCGATAACCCCAAGGGCTACGCGGATGGCATGGATGCGCGAAAGTTCGACCCCCGCCTTCGCGGCCCTGTTGAGCCTGTGGAATTGGAGGTTGATCCAAGAACCGGCATGAAAAACTACATTGCCAACGAGACGGGGCACTGGGCCACCAGCGCCGGCTATCTCCGCTACAGCTTCGCTCGCAGCGTTCACTTTGGCCGCCTCTACACCTGCGGAGCCCAGGGAAAGGGAAAGGATGAGAATTTGTGCGAGGCCTTGAGGTGTCTCGGCCAGGCCTTGCACTGCATGGAAGACTTTGGCGCTCACAGCAACTACTGCGAGCTGGCCTTGCGCGAGCTTGGACACCACAACGTCTTCACACACTGCGGCGCCCAGGCCGAGATGAACATTCAAGGCAAGCGACTCTATCCTGTCGTCACCGGCACCTTTGGCGCCGTTGATTTCTTGCATTCCGTCATCGGCGAGGCAAACGATCACTTCACCCAgtccgaggtcgacgaggtcgacgtcgcgCTCAAGAACGCCGAGGCGGCACGAGGTGGTGACGTATCCGGCTCCAGAGGCCTCTTCGACGGATCTGGCTCCAATGACTTTATTTCTCTCATTTCGAAGCTCCCAGACGTCGGGAACGATTTCGCCATCCAAGCGAGGAGCCTCAAGGCTGCTTCCGACTCGCAAGAGCAGCAGAACCAGGAGCGCAGCCGCGCGGGCGAGAATGTCAACATCGTGCCGGGGATGAGCGCCAATTTCGACCCCGTCAAGACGGCCGGTCAGATTTATCCCATTCTTCAATTCCGTGACAGGATTGTCAAGGCCATCAGCCGGGGCATCTCCAAGATCCCTGGCCTCGAGAAGCTCCTGGAGCACATTAGCGAAACGCTGACTgccttcgtcctcggacTCCTCTCTCCTTTCATCCGACCCATCATCAACCAAGTTTCCAAAGTCCTGAAAGATGGTTCGTCCGGCGTCATAACCGCCAGCTCCAACTCGCAGCTGGAGCCCTGGGAAAACCCGCGTTGCTCCGACCCGACGCACTCGATGCTTTCCAAGGACCATTTCACCAACATTCTCAACTCGTGCGCCGGTCGAGTGGCTACAACCATCATCCAGTACACGGTACC TCGAATCTTGTTTGCTTGGGAGAACCCCAGCGTGCCTGTGGACGAAGTCGCCAACGACGTCCTCCGTGCATTCCATCATCCGGCTCTTCGCAATGAAAGCATCGACATTCAGAGAGACATGTTCAGGACGGTCAAATCTTGGTTTGATGAACATCCACGTTGTCACCAAATTGACCAGCTGCTGTCGTCGGAATCGGTCAGGAAAGGAAAGAATCACATCCTGAAGCAGCATGCCGGCAGTCGCGGTGTCGATTCAGGGCCAGGTGGTCACTCTTGCGGCTCATGGGAGAGCCAAGCTGGCCATGGCAAGGTTTCCGGATCCCTGTGGTCCCAGATTCACTCGCGTGATCTCAGCtcgatgggcggcggcgacggagacgccTCGGCAAACTACATGTCCGACGCGCCGGCCTTTCCAGCCGGCCAGCAACCAGCACAGCCCAACTACGGCCAGGGCGAGAGCGCCTCTTACCTGTCGGGAGACTCGGGCCCGTCAGCTGGCTACAGCGGGTCAACGCCGCAGCCCGGGCAATACTATGGCGGGTACAATCAGCCGCCTCCCGGACAGCAGGGATACGGCGGCCCCCCTCCGGGAGGACAATGGGGGAccggcccgccgccgcctcagAGCTTTGGCGGTCCCGGTTAtggcgcgccgccgccgcaatACCCTCCCAATCAGCAGGGACCTCCTTGGAACTCGTATCAAGGCCAGGGCCGCTACTGA
- a CDS encoding putative FET3-cell surface ferroxidase, high affinity, with amino-acid sequence MALSIAAKLAAVVAVAGIATAATVQQDFNITWVRANPDGAFERPVIGINGKWPIPLIECNKGDRIVINVNNQLGNQSTSLHFHGLFMNGTTHMDGPSGVTQCPILPGESLTYNFTIDQPGTYWYHSHTHAQYPDGLRGPLIVHDKDFPYNGQFDYERVLTLSDWYHDEMRNMLPAFMSKTNPTGAEPVPDAALINETQNLTIPVETGKTYLFRVINIGAFAGQYLWVEGHKLRIVEVDGVYTQQAEADTIYLSAAQRVSFLLTTKNDTDANFPIVASMDKTLFDQLPPELNYNATAWLTYDDAKPKPEAALVDSYDEFDDMKLEPYDGMALLPEPDHNVELDVAMDNLGDGANYAFFNNITYAPPKVPTLYSVLSAGEHVMNPTVYGEYTHPFVLKKDEIVQIVVNNLDPGRHPFHLHGHNFQAIHRSEMEAGTYNDEGGDANQTFAKIPMRRDTLVIYPMGNIVLRFKADNPGVWLFHCHIEWHVASGLIATFVEAPDVLQKELTIPDDHLAACKAGGVPTKGNAAGNTVDLLDLSGQNAPPPRLPDGFTTRGIVALFFSCLAGILGICTVAWYGLAKTDQVATVETTTPDREASGSETTEPAGPTNAADGSRS; translated from the exons ATGGCGCTCTCCATCGCGGCCAagctcgctgccgtcgtggccgtcgccggtATCGCGACCGCCGCAACCGTCCAGCAAGACTTCAACATCACCTGGGTCAGGGCCAACCCCGACGGCGCCTTTGAGAGGCCCGTCATTGGCATCAACGGCAAATGGCCGATCCCTCTGATCGAGTGCAACAAGGGCGACCGCATCGTCATCAACGTCAACAACCAGCTCGGCAACCAGTCCACCTCGCTGCACTTTCACGGTCTCTTCATGAATGGCACGACACACATGGACGGCCCCTCGGGCGTCACCCAGTGTCCCATCCTCCCCGGCGAGTCTCTGACCTACAACTTTACT ATCGACCAACCGGGCACGTACTGGTACCATTCCCACACCCACGCCCAGTACCCCGATGGTCTCCGAGGACCGCTCATCGTCCACGACAAGGACTTCCCCTACAACGGCCAGTTCGATTACGAGCGTGTCCTGACACTCTCGGACTGGTACCACGACGAGATGCGGAACATGCTGCCCGCTTTCATGAGCAAGACGAACCCAACCGGTGCCGAGCCCGTTCCCGATGCCGCTCTCATAAACGAGACGCAGAATCTCACGATCCCTGTCGAGACTGGCAAGACGTATCTGTTCCGCGTCATCAACATCGGCGCCTTTGCCGGCCAGTACCTGTGGGTCGAAGGCCACAAGctgcgcatcgtcgaggtcgacggcgtttacacccagcaggccgaggccgacaccATATacctctcggccgcccagCGCGTCAGCTTCCTGCTCACGACCAAGAATGACACCGACGCGAACTTCCCTATTGTCGCCAGCATGGACAAG ACTCTGTTTGATCAGCTTCCCCCCGAGCTCAACTACAACGCGACCGCCTGGCTCACgtacgacgacgccaagcCGAAGCCCGAGGCGGCTCTCGTCGACAGCTACGACGAGTTTGACGATATGAAGCTGGAGCCTTACGACGGCATGGCTCTGCTCCCGGAGCCCGACCACaatgtcgagctcgacgtcgccatggataacctgggcgacggcgcaaACTACGCCTTCTTCAACAACATCACCTATGCGCCCCCCAAAGTCCCCACCCTCTACAGCgtcctctcggccggcgagcatGTGATGAACCCGACCGTCTACGGAGAGTACACCCATCCGTTCGTCCTCAAGAAAGACGAGATTGTCCAGATCGTTGTCAACAACCTTGACCCCGGCCGTCATCCCTTCCATCTGCACGGTCACAACTTCCAGGCCATCCACCGGTCGGAGATGGAAGCGGGCACGTACAATGATGAGGGTGGCGACGCGAATCAGACGTTTGCCAAGATTCCTATGCGCCGAGACACGCTCGTCATCTACCCGATGGGTAACATTGTCCTGCGCTTCAAGGCCGACAACCCCG GCGTCTGGCTATTCCACTGCCACATTGAGTGGCACGTCGCCTCCGGTCTCATCGCCACCTTTGTCGAGGCTCCCGATGTGCTTCAGAAGGAGCTGACGATTCCCGACGACCACCTCGCGGCCTgcaaggccggcggcgtgccTACGAAGGGTAACGCTGCGGGTAACACGGTCGACCTCCTGGACCTCTCTGGCCAGAACGCGCCCCCACCTCGTCTGCCTGATGG CTTCACGACCCGTGGCATCGTCGCTCTTTTCTTCAGCTGTCTCGCCGGTATCCTTGGCATCTGCACCGTTGCATGGTACGGGCTCGCCAAGACTGATCAGGTCGCGACcgtcgagacgacgacgccagaCCGTGAGGCGAGTGGCTCGGAAACGACAGAGCCAGCTGGGCCTACCAATGCGGCCGACGGTTCAAGATCGTGA
- a CDS encoding inositolphosphorylceramide-B C-26 hydroxylase, producing the protein MPSRTLPTLTRAEVERHASSASCYVTIGTNVYDVTDFVDDHPGGGELLLEYAGKDVENILKDPASHPHSEAAYEILDESLVGFVVPDKAAAVKVNGKPADAANGRAHVENGAESAFVHPRTGMSCEEDLSKDTDYNQDYKKHKFLDLNRALFPQIWYGGFSKDFYLDQVHRPRHYRGGASAPVFGNFLEPLTKTPWWVVPSLWMPCVFYGLHLAHQGLGSIPFTAMCWAFGLFLWTLIEYILHRFLFHLDYYLPDNRVGITLHFLLHGIHHYVPMDKYRLVMPPALFVVLATPFWKLAHVVFAHDWHVATAVYCGGIFGYICYDLTHYFLHHQNLPLWYKQLKKYHLQHHFLDYELGFGVTSKFWDTVFGTELQPVIKAA; encoded by the exons atgCCTTCCAGGACTCTGCCGACTTTGACGCGCGCCGAGGTAGAGAGGCACGCGTCTAGCGCTTCGTGCTATGTCACCATCGGCACCAACGTCTACGACGTCACCGACTTTGTCGACGACCACCCTGGCGGTGGCGAACTCTTGCTCGAGTACGCCGGCAAGGATGTCGAGAATATCCTAAAAGACCCGGCATCACATCCTCACTCGGAGGCGGCGTACGAAATTCTCGACGAAtccctcgtcggcttcgtcgttcCCGACAAGGCGGCTGCCGTCAAAGTCAACGGCAagcccgccgacgccgccaacggACGCGCCCATGTCGAGAACGGCGCCGAGTCGGCCTTTGTTCACCCCCGCACCGGCATGTCTTGTGAGGAGGATTTGAGCAAGGACACGGATTACAACCAGGATTACAAGAAGCACAAGTTCCTCGACCTCAACCGAGCCCTCTTCCCTCAAATCTGGTATGGAGGCTTCAGCAAGGATTTCTACCTCGATCAGGTTCATCGCCCGCGCCACTACAGGGGAGGCGCCTCGGCCCCCGTCTTCGGAAACTTTCTCGAGCCTCTCACCAAGACGCCCTGGTGGGTCGTCCCGAGCCTCTGGATGCCCTGCGTCTTTTACGGGCTCCACCTGGCTCATCAGGGCCTCGGGAGCATCCCCTTCACCGCCATGTGCTGGGCCTTTGGCCTCTTCCTCTGGACGCTCATCGAGTACATCCTGCACCGTTTCTTGTTCCACCTGGACTA TTATCTCCCCGACAACCGTGTTGGGATCACGCTGCACTTCCTCCTGCATGGGATTCACCACTACGTGCCCATGGACAAGTACCGCCTCGTCATGCCGCCTGcgctcttcgtcgtcctAGCCACGCCCTTCTGGAAGCTGGCTCACGTCGTCTTCGCCCACGACTGGCACGTCGCAACCGCCGTCTACTGCGGCGGCATCTTTGGCTACATTTGCTACGATCTCACCCACTACTTCCTGCACCACCAGAACCTTCCTCTATGGTACAAGCAGCTCAAGAAATATCACCTTCAGCATCACTTCCTCGACTACGAACTCGGATTCGGAGTCACGAGCAAGTTCTGGGACACCGTCTTCGGCACGGAGCTGCAACCCGTCATCAAGGCTGCGTAG
- a CDS encoding vip1, with amino-acid sequence MATKSTVHVKNIAAATGESEIRDFFSFCGKIAEFKVTASGDTKMADVTFEKETAMKTALLLNNTQLGPNHITVASASGDNNDDGSHFAKSDDRDSDELTQEEKPRARILAEYLAHGYVVGDAAIERAIDLDKQHGVSNRFLTTLQGLDTKYHASDRAKATDQNYGISQRANSLLTGIGSYFEKASNTPTGQKIVKFYTDGSRQVQDIHAEARRLADLKKNEHGGSAYKAAGLERVFGKEAEKKEKQDDGAASTAQAAPAGAAPAATAGEKTG; translated from the exons ATGGCCACCAAATCGACCGTCCACGTCAAGAacatcgccgccgcgaccggcgagagcgagatCCGCGACTTCTTCAGTTTCTG CGGGAAAATCGCCGAGTTCAAGGTCACGGCCTCGGGCGACACCAAGATGGCCGACGTCACGTTCgagaaggagacggcgatgaagacggcGCTGCTCCTCAACAACACGCAGCTCGGCCCCAACCACATCACCGTCGCCAGCGCCAGCGGCGACAACAACGATGACGGCTCCCACTTCGCCAAGAGCGACGACCGCGACTCGGACGAGCTCACGCAGGAGGAGAAGCCTCGGGctcgcatcctcgccgagtACCTCGCTCACGGctacgtcgtcggcgacgccgccatcgagcgcgccatcgacctcgacaagCAGCACGGCGTCTCGAACCGCTTCCTCACGACGCTGCAGGGCCTCGACACAAAGTACCACGCCTCGGACCGGGCCAAGGCGACGGACCAGAACTACGGCATCTCTCAGCGGGCCAACAGCCTCCTCACCGGCATCGGCTCGTACTTTGAGAAGGCGTCCAACACGCCGACGGGCCAGAAGATTGTCAAGTTCTACACCGACGGCTCGCGTCAGGTGCAGGACATCCATGCCGAGGCCCGACGGCTGGCCGACCTGAAGAAGAacgagcacggcggcagcgcctACAAGGCCGCCGGTCTCGAACGCGTCTTCGGCAaggaggcggagaagaaggagaagcaggatgacggcgccgcctcgactGCCCAGGCCGCCCCCGCCGGCGCTGCtccggcggccacggccggcgagAAGACGGGATAG
- a CDS encoding Protein phosphatase 2C domain containing protein yields the protein MAPLAPRTRRCAARAATQLSSDASRVVAPPTARLPAADKSVLAETRRARMATFVPQPGRIRPLPSTLFALPAQHRERGLCFRRPFHTYFVTHLPSSSLQPDSRSSVGPGHKLPRDASTPHVPSPGSSPAVVLPNMPSRDLTVVRIPLKRAKHHFGSHTARGSRPYNEDADQAGIVNMPAFAKRAPMNISKKPGEATPASSASGDPQIFYFGVFDGHGGTQCAHFLRDEFHGYIEEAAREFGLQSSLLASQPGHELYAAPSLGLASNKTVQKSAASEADEPVPEDVNEVGKEDAMAGDHDESGSAEHRGHGSALPGAESVPAEVHDYERTIQLEKDIVKEYADTVGGYFRRFNPEHFAIQGHEDDESPITVESSLTYAFLRADLDFVLAQARKTDPDQSDIPVNDDEILGVPHATPSGHHIGGTMRFKGGSTASVALISTPTPVPFWHPDSQSTLLVGHVGDSRILLCETATGLPHPLTSDHHPSTPTESARLRRYAPAGSMVSGDSFGEQRIAGLANSRAFGDIRSKRIGVSAEPEITRVEMGPAEYSFLILMSDGVSGTLSDQEIVDIIKEAKIPVEGARNVVEYAAEVSRDGDNATCQVIRLGGWERRSEGGLGSMGTKEIRDIRLAEAQDPRRGKR from the coding sequence ATGGCACCACTCGCACCTAGGACCCGACGATGTGCAGCCAGAGCGGCTACTCAGCTTTCTTCCGATGCGTCTCGAGTCGTCGCTCCACCAACTGCAAGACTTCCCGCAGCGGACAAGTCTGTCCTAGCGGAAACAAGGCGAGCTCGTATGGCGACATTCGTTCCACAGCCAGGTCGGATTCGTCCATTGCCATCGACTCTCTTCGCGCTGCCTGCCCAACACCGTGAGAGGGGGCTTTGCTTTCGACGACCCTTCCACACCTACTTCGTCACTCACCTCCCGTCATCATCGCTTCAACCCGACTCCCGCAGCTCCGTAGGACCCGGCCACAAGCTGCCCCGCGATGCCTCGACTCCTCACGTTCCAAGCCCCGGCTCCTCTCCCGCCGTGGTGCTTCCCAACATGCCGAGCCGCGACTTGACTGTTGTGAGGATACCACTCAAGCGGGCGAAGCATCATTTTGGCTCCCACACCGCCCGAGGAAGCCGGCCTTACAACGAAGACGCGGACCAGGCCGGTATCGTCAACATGCCAGCCTTCGCCAAGAGGGCTCCCATGAACATCAGCAAAAAACCAGGAGAAGCTACGCCGGCGAGCAGTGCATCGGGTGATCCCCAGATCTTCTATTTTGGAGTcttcgacggccatggagggACTCAATGCGCCCATTTCTTGCGCGATGAGTTTCATGGCTACATCGAGGAAGCGGCAAGGGAGTTTGGTTTGCAGAGCAGTCTTCTGGCGAGCCAACCTGGCCATGAACTATATGCCGCCCCTTCCTTGGGGTTGGCGAGCAACAAAACTGTCCAGAAAAGCGCCGCCagcgaggcggacgagccAGTGCCGGAGGATGTGAATGAAGTTGGGAAAGAGGATGCTATGGCAGGTGATCACGACGAGAGCGGTTCAGCCGAGCACCGAGGCCATGGAAGCGCCCTGCCTGGCGCCGAATCGGTTCCCGCCGAGGTTCATGACTATGAAAGGACGATACAGCTCGAGAAAGACATTGTGAAGGAATATGCAGACACCGTCGGCGGCTACTTTCGCCGCTTCAACCCTGAGCACTTTGCCATCCAGGGGCACGAGGATGATGAGTCGCCCATCACGGTGGAATCTAGCCTTACATACGCCTTCTTgcgcgccgacctcgacttTGTCCTGGCCCAAGCGAGGAAGACTGACCCCGACCAGTCGGACATTCCGGTCAACGACGATGAGATTCTCGGCGTACCCCATGCCACGCCTTCGGGCCACCACATCGGCGGTACCATGCGCTTCAAAGGCGGATCGACGGCGTCTGTGGCCCtcatctcgacgccgacccCTGTGCCGTTCTGGCATCCTGACTCGCAGTCGACCCTCCTGGTGGGCCACGTCGGTGACAGCCGCATCCTCCTCTGCGAAACCGCGACGGGCCTCCCTCATCCTCTCACGTCTGACCATCACccgagcacgccgacggagagCGCGCGCCTCCGCCGCTACGCCCCAGCCGGCTCCATGGTCTCGGGCGACAGCTTTGGTGAGCAGCGCATCGCCGGGCTTGCCAACAGCCGCGCTTTTGGCGACATCCGGAGCAAGAGAATCGGCGTGTCCGCCGAGCCAGAAATCACTCGCGTCGAAATGGGCCCTGCTGAATACTccttcctcatcctcatgAGTGATGGCGTTTCAGGCACCCTCAGCGACCAGGAGATTGTCGACATCATCAAGGAGGCCAAGATTCCCGTGGAGGGCGCCCGAAACGTTGTCGAGTATGCCGCAGAAGTCTCCAGGGACGGCGATAACGCCACCTGCCAGGTCATTCGTCTCGGCGGCTGGGAGCGCCGCTCCGAGGGCGGTCTCGGCAGCATGGGCACCAAGGAAATTCGAGACATTAGGCTCGCTGAAGCTCAAGATCCACGTCGGGGCAAGCGATGA
- a CDS encoding putative iron transferase: MAKDVFSVPVFLIVFRETIETAIIVSVLLAFLKQTLDGPNRNVRVYKKLRRQIWAGVGAGFFVCMIIAAAVIGTFYTVGSNAWESKEGYYEGAFCLIAALIITVMGAALLRVGKMQEKWRVKLANSFEKPVKAGSSGWISHYAEKYAMFSLPFITVLREGVEAVIFVAGVSFSAPAYAVPLPVVVGLLLGSFIGWLLYKGGSSARLQVFLVASTCLLYLVAAGLFSRAVWHFEAQKWNEAVGGDATETGSGPGSYDIGKSVWHVNCCQPNGANAGGWGIFNAILGWTNSATYGSVIAYNVYWIFVIVMFIVLRWRETKGRWPLVGGATKAKGSFDAASDSARDSRENDNGVDGKNAGLERTTTAAA; the protein is encoded by the exons ATGGCCAAGGACGTCTTCTCCGTTCCCGTCTTCCTCATCGTCTTCCGCGAGACGATCGAGACGGCCATCATCGTCTCCGTCCTGCTTGCCTTTCTCAAGCAGACTCTCGATGGCCCCAACCGCAATGTCCGCGTCTACAAGAAGCTGAGGCGCCAG ATCtgggccggcgtcggcgcaggCTTCTTCGTATGCATGATCatagccgccgccgtcatcggcaccTTCTACACCGTCGGCAGCAACGCGTGGGAAAGCAAGGAGGGATACTACGAGGGTGCCTTCTgcctcatcgccgccctcatcATCACCGTCATGGGTGCCGCGCTTCTCCGAGTCGGCAAGATGCAGGAGAAGTGGCGCGTCAAGCTCGCCAATTCCTTCGAGAAGCCCGTCAAGGCCGGCTCCAGCGGTTGGATCTCGCACTATGCCGAAAAGTACGCCATGTTCAGCTTGCCCTTCATCACGGTCTTGCGTGAGGgtgtcgaggccgtcatcttcgtcgccggcgtctccttctcggccCCTGCCTACGCCGTTCccctgcccgtcgtcgtcggtcttCTCCTCGGATCCTTCATCGGCTGGCTGCTCTACAAGGGCGGCTCCTCCGCCAGGTTGCaggtcttcctcgtcgcctccacCTGCCTCCtctacctcgtcgccgccggcctgtTCTCGCGCGCCGTGTGGCACTTTGAGGCGCAGAAATGGAACGAAGCTGTCGGTGGCGACGCGACCGAGACCGGCAGCGGACCGGGCTCCTACGACATCGGCAAGAGTGTCTGGCACGTCAAC TGCTGCCAGCCCAACGGTGCCAACGCTGGCGGCTGGGGCATCTTcaacgccatcctcggctgGACCAACTCGGCCACGTACGGATCCGTCATCGCCTACAATGTCTACTGGatcttcgtcatcgtcatgtTCATCGTTTTGCGTTGGCGTGAGACAAAGGGCCGCtggccgctcgtcggcggtgccaccaaggccaagggctCCTTCGACGCTGCTAGCGACAGCGCAAGGGACAGTCGCGAGAACGACAACGGTGTCGACGGCAAGAACGCTGGACTGGAGAGGACAACCACCGCGGCCGCTTGA
- a CDS encoding hypothetical protein (related to CDP diacylglycerol-inositol 3-phosphatidyltransferase) — protein MASTRQTRSRKSVKTRDTSPSSDEDTREVGKKGNGTVVTTLEESEPTENIFLFWPNIIGYCRVVLAIASLYYMPLHPRTCSLLYSISCLLDALDGYAARAFEQSTRFGAVLDMVTDRCTTSCLLVFLSSAFPRWAIIFQGLIALDFSSHYMHMYTTLVVGGADSSHKNIDKSQSWLLNQYYSNKNVLFVFCALNELFFIALYLLSFSSPLLSSHLIKSVEESSGGFIQPGAPVNTSLLRQLFPDPFSAAALEIARANKMDSAVPWALAGISFPIMAAKQFINVVQLVKASKLLAVVDVKSRKAKGLPRKAKNA, from the exons ATGGCCTCTACCCGTCAGACTCGATCTCGGAAATCCGTCAAGACTCGCGACACGTCGCCTTCGTCGGATGAGGACACTCGCGAGGTCGGCAAGAAAGGAAACGGTACCGTCGTCACTACCCTGGAAGAATCGGAACCGACCGAAAACATCTTTCTCTTCTGGCCGAACATCATTG GCTACTGCCGAGTTGTCCTCGCCATTGCGTCTCTATACTACATGCCCCTGCATCCCAGGACCTGCTCCCTGCTCTACAGCATCTCttgcctcctcgacgccctcgatgGCTACGCCGCCCGCGCCTTCGAGCAATCGACCcgcttcggcgccgtcctcgacatgGTCACGGACCGATGCACCACCTCTTgcctcctcgtcttcctctcctccgccttTCCACGTTGGGCCATCATCTTCCAAGGCCTCATTGCCCTCGACTTCTCCAGCcactacatgcacatgtataCCACACTCGtcgttggcggcgccgatTCGAGCCACAAGAACATCGACAAGAGCCAGAGCTGGCTCTTGAACCAATACTACTCCAACAAG AATGTCTTGTTCGTCTTCTGCGCCCTCAACGAGCTCTTCTTCATCGCCCTCTacctcctctccttctcgtcCCCGCTTCTGTCCTCCCACCTCATCAAAAGCGTCGAGGAATCGAGTGGAGGCTTCATCCAGCCTGGCGCGCCCGTCAACACCTCGCTCCTGAGGCAGCTGTTCCCGGACCCCttcagcgccgccgccctcgagatCGCCCGCGCCAACAAGATGGACTCGGCTGTGCCCTGGGCTCTCGCGGGCATAAGCTTTCCCATCATGGCCGCGAAACAGTTCATCAACGTCGTCCAGCTTGTCAAAGCGAGCAAGCTGCTGgctgtcgtcgacgtcaagtCCAGGAAGGCCAAAGGTCTGCCTCGCAAGGCAAAGAACGCGTGA